In Synechococcus sp. PCC 6312, one genomic interval encodes:
- a CDS encoding photosystem II protein Y, translating into MDWRVLIVLLPVLLAGGWAVKNILPYALKQLQTALNKIK; encoded by the coding sequence ATGGATTGGCGTGTCTTAATTGTCTTGCTGCCGGTTTTACTTGCTGGGGGTTGGGCTGTGAAAAATATCCTCCCCTATGCCCTCAAGCAACTTCAAACTGCTCTGAATAAAATTAAATAG
- a CDS encoding EcsC family protein: MTPLLTPYEQTQLHGIKVWLHHHETPLSQALATALHPLEENLIHRIPRELIEQLHQACDQLTDDWQSDWAFLQKYLTKAKTWEDLRDGELTACDRIARDIQKIAQGKAALEAGFTSLLEGLGEVANVGLMILLSLTMIQRMGLAYGFPPDTPARKGCIWGILALSLADSPEERQRLLQRMARSQSDLYQAAVTQLLDKSVEDAAEESTSALLERILVAFAAELGGEAIPVIGTLLGIRASTELMQSVGETAQRAWQLRWLVYHQKLIPQPAPNLIP; encoded by the coding sequence ATGACACCCCTTCTAACTCCCTATGAGCAAACACAACTGCACGGGATCAAGGTCTGGCTCCATCATCACGAAACTCCCCTGTCTCAGGCCCTAGCTACGGCACTGCATCCCCTTGAGGAAAACCTGATCCACCGCATTCCCAGAGAATTAATTGAACAATTACACCAGGCCTGTGATCAACTCACGGATGACTGGCAAAGCGACTGGGCGTTCCTGCAAAAATACTTGACCAAAGCTAAAACTTGGGAAGATCTGCGTGATGGAGAGTTAACGGCCTGCGACCGGATTGCTAGAGATATTCAAAAGATTGCCCAAGGAAAAGCAGCTCTAGAAGCGGGATTCACGAGTTTGCTTGAGGGACTGGGGGAAGTTGCCAATGTTGGGTTGATGATCTTGCTCAGTTTGACGATGATTCAACGGATGGGGCTAGCCTATGGATTCCCCCCCGATACCCCAGCCCGGAAAGGTTGTATTTGGGGAATTTTAGCCCTTAGCCTAGCTGACTCCCCAGAGGAACGCCAAAGACTCTTGCAGCGGATGGCCAGATCTCAGTCAGATTTGTACCAAGCGGCTGTCACCCAATTGCTAGACAAATCCGTAGAAGATGCGGCTGAAGAATCCACGAGTGCCCTCCTGGAGCGAATTTTAGTCGCCTTTGCGGCAGAGTTAGGGGGTGAAGCGATTCCAGTGATTGGAACATTGTTGGGTATTAGGGCCAGCACAGAACTGATGCAGTCGGTCGGAGAAACGGCTCAACGGGCTTGGCAACTCCGCTGGTTGGTTTATCACCAAAAACTGATCCCCCAGCCGGCCCCGAATTTGATACCATAA
- a CDS encoding Uma2 family endonuclease has translation MVALPPTSTEKLTFTEYCQFQPPDDYQYELFRGVLIQMPTPTTQHVNIAHFLVYQFQQAITKVGLDLIARTDTGVRTEEASSRIPDVVVCTRDLWQKLTNRKGAGIFDLAETPTLVVEVVSENWREDYIRKRAEYALINIPEYWIVDPQRQRVWVLADPDNPDGYSRQEFLADAQIKSPLFPNLTLTAAEILEPVFVEDLVRQSKVEQATLRTQLELEKQRADQENIRAEQEYLRAEQEKLRAEAAEAELAKLRAQLEGKP, from the coding sequence ATGGTTGCCTTACCCCCTACCTCCACTGAAAAATTAACCTTTACGGAATACTGCCAATTTCAGCCTCCTGATGATTACCAATACGAATTATTTCGAGGTGTGCTGATTCAAATGCCGACTCCAACGACCCAACACGTCAACATTGCCCATTTTTTGGTCTATCAATTTCAGCAAGCTATCACGAAGGTTGGCCTGGATTTAATAGCCAGAACCGATACTGGAGTCAGAACAGAGGAAGCCTCATCCCGGATTCCTGATGTGGTGGTTTGTACTCGTGACCTGTGGCAAAAACTAACTAATCGCAAAGGCGCAGGTATTTTCGACCTTGCCGAAACTCCGACCTTAGTGGTGGAAGTGGTCAGTGAAAATTGGCGGGAAGACTATATTCGCAAGCGGGCGGAATATGCCTTAATCAATATCCCGGAATACTGGATTGTCGATCCGCAGCGGCAACGGGTTTGGGTCTTGGCAGATCCCGATAATCCCGATGGCTATAGCCGCCAGGAATTCTTAGCTGATGCCCAGATCAAATCACCTTTATTTCCCAACCTGACTCTGACGGCCGCCGAGATTCTGGAACCGGTTTTTGTCGAGGATTTAGTTCGTCAAAGCAAAGTAGAACAGGCCACTCTTCGCACCCAACTAGAGTTAGAAAAACAACGGGCAGACCAAGAAAATATTCGCGCAGAACAAGAGTATTTGAGAGCTGAACAAGAAAAACTCCGAGCCGAAGCTGCGGAAGCCGAACTCGCTAAACTCCGGGCCCAATTGGAAGGAAAACCCTAA
- a CDS encoding adenylyltransferase/cytidyltransferase family protein, giving the protein MSSEVIALNAKIYSLSDLQNAINQNPQAWRPLVFTNGCFDLLHVGHVRYLTTARSLGKTLVVGLNSDQSVAGIKPNRPGQPPRPIVPESQRAEVLAALEAVSGVVIFTEPTATTLIQALQPDIYVKGGDYSVETLPESPAVQAYGGRIQLVQVEVPSSTSGIINRILQAACPNPT; this is encoded by the coding sequence ATGTCCTCTGAAGTGATAGCCTTAAACGCCAAAATTTATTCCCTGAGTGACCTACAAAACGCAATTAACCAAAACCCCCAGGCCTGGCGACCGCTGGTATTTACCAATGGATGTTTTGATCTCCTCCATGTCGGCCATGTGCGCTACTTAACTACGGCCCGGAGTTTAGGCAAAACCTTAGTGGTTGGGCTTAATAGTGATCAATCTGTGGCCGGAATCAAACCAAACCGGCCTGGCCAACCCCCGCGTCCCATCGTTCCCGAAAGCCAACGGGCCGAAGTCTTAGCTGCCTTAGAAGCCGTGAGTGGAGTGGTTATTTTTACAGAACCGACTGCCACAACCCTGATTCAGGCCCTGCAACCGGATATTTATGTCAAAGGGGGCGATTACTCGGTTGAGACTTTACCAGAAAGCCCCGCAGTCCAGGCCTATGGCGGTAGGATCCAGTTAGTCCAAGTCGAAGTTCCCAGTTCCACCTCTGGCATTATTAACCGGATTCTCCAAGCCGCCTGTCCTAACCCCACCTAA
- a CDS encoding GUN4 domain-containing protein: MASDTDLLTSLITQLTSGNEKRQLQALDDLSALMPDAGEKLLQLLKTATWAWGVKGRAYELLAELGDTDVKSALIEQYPQGIVPLLSEKGVDYQPLQQLLQHHDYQAADDLTLKLLCKLASPMAEKRGWLYFSEVEQFPIPDLLTIDHLWLAHSQGKFGYSVQRQIWLGLGKNWSQLWEKINWRQGKKWTRWPGEFTWDLTAPRGHLPLSNQLRGIQVINALLNHPAWSQSST; encoded by the coding sequence ATGGCCTCAGATACCGATTTACTGACATCCCTCATTACACAACTGACGAGCGGTAACGAAAAACGCCAACTCCAGGCCCTAGATGATCTCAGCGCACTCATGCCGGATGCGGGGGAGAAACTCCTCCAACTCTTAAAAACAGCAACCTGGGCCTGGGGAGTCAAGGGGCGGGCCTATGAATTGTTGGCGGAATTGGGGGATACGGACGTTAAATCTGCCCTGATTGAGCAATATCCCCAGGGAATTGTCCCCTTATTGTCTGAAAAAGGTGTGGATTATCAACCCCTCCAGCAACTTTTACAGCACCATGACTACCAGGCCGCGGACGATTTAACCCTCAAGCTCCTCTGCAAATTGGCTAGTCCGATGGCCGAAAAACGGGGCTGGTTATACTTTTCAGAAGTTGAACAGTTCCCAATCCCGGATTTATTAACGATTGATCATCTCTGGTTAGCCCACTCCCAAGGTAAGTTTGGGTATTCGGTGCAACGGCAAATCTGGCTTGGCCTGGGGAAAAACTGGTCACAACTCTGGGAGAAAATCAATTGGCGACAGGGTAAAAAATGGACCCGCTGGCCAGGGGAATTTACCTGGGATTTAACTGCACCCCGCGGTCATCTGCCTTTGAGTAATCAATTGCGGGGGATCCAAGTCATCAATGCCTTGCTGAATCACCCGGCCTGGTCGCAGTCTTCAACCTGA
- a CDS encoding chromophore lyase CpcT/CpeT has protein sequence MSDLSKSDAIAAQLYECLTGEFQNQAQAQAQPTWFVHLRLWQRAIPQGIQGQRAIFAEQANALYLDKPYRQRILVIQPEPLQIHYWACKSPSQWAGAGMAPSRLQGLRESDLDPLPGCVLNVEYADHCFQATLPETSRCCFPYQGQERQVVLGFRVTAQKFWSFDRGVDPVTGQGLWGALIGPYEFELVNIN, from the coding sequence ATGAGTGATTTATCCAAATCAGACGCAATTGCGGCCCAGCTTTACGAATGCTTGACGGGTGAATTTCAGAATCAAGCCCAGGCCCAGGCGCAACCCACTTGGTTTGTCCATCTCCGGCTTTGGCAACGGGCCATTCCCCAGGGGATTCAGGGACAGCGGGCGATTTTTGCCGAACAGGCCAATGCCCTCTATTTAGATAAACCCTATCGGCAACGGATTTTAGTGATTCAGCCAGAGCCTCTGCAAATTCACTATTGGGCCTGTAAGTCTCCCAGTCAGTGGGCCGGGGCAGGGATGGCTCCAAGTCGTTTGCAGGGCCTCAGGGAATCTGACCTTGATCCCTTGCCTGGGTGCGTTTTGAATGTGGAATATGCTGACCATTGTTTTCAGGCTACCCTCCCCGAAACCTCCCGCTGTTGTTTTCCCTATCAAGGGCAAGAACGGCAAGTTGTTTTAGGCTTTAGGGTGACAGCTCAAAAATTTTGGAGTTTTGACCGGGGTGTGGATCCAGTTACGGGGCAAGGGTTGTGGGGAGCATTGATCGGGCCCTATGAATTTGAACTGGTGAACATCAATTAA
- a CDS encoding aminotransferase class I/II-fold pyridoxal phosphate-dependent enzyme — protein MADSLPHLPILNALLRHSQGDYRGFHTPGHHSGQGIHPDLADAWRTAGLQLDLSEIPGLDNLAAPTAIIAQAQNLAAETFGAEKSWFLINGSTVGISAAIMATCGPGDRILVPRTIHQSVLSGMVLAGAKPVFMTPEYDPVWGLAFPLNPAQIEAALSHYPNTKAVLVISPTYEGLCPDLVQIAQIVHQQNIPLIVDEAHGSHFQFHPQLPMSAIQAGADVVIQSTHKTLSALTQAGMLHQQGKRVSTTRISQCLRVLQSSSPSYLLLASLDIARYQMASEGELLWDSVLGLADYFTHALTRLPHSIQLSADSLPLGITKDLTRQTLGTWPLAITGYRADDYLDQHHHITAELPTLNYLTFLLGLGHTPTDVNALVKGWQQFIENMEKNHEQTYLYSQEWQTLNQVSQASSSLEPITTPILDLRTAFFSPQIKVTQAQAIHQVSAEWICPYPPGIPWLFPGEQITATIIERLLAIQQAGGTITGASDPTLQTLMVTEPDPAFDIIL, from the coding sequence ATGGCTGATTCTTTGCCCCATTTGCCCATTCTGAATGCGCTCTTACGCCACTCCCAAGGAGATTATCGCGGCTTTCATACTCCCGGCCACCATAGCGGGCAAGGGATTCATCCTGATCTAGCCGATGCCTGGAGAACCGCTGGCCTGCAACTGGACTTATCGGAAATACCTGGCCTGGATAACCTGGCTGCTCCCACCGCGATCATTGCTCAGGCCCAAAACCTAGCTGCCGAGACCTTTGGAGCCGAAAAGAGTTGGTTTTTAATTAACGGTTCAACAGTGGGCATCAGCGCGGCAATCATGGCCACCTGTGGGCCTGGCGATCGGATACTGGTGCCTCGAACTATCCACCAGTCGGTTTTGAGTGGGATGGTTCTTGCGGGGGCCAAGCCTGTATTTATGACCCCGGAATATGATCCGGTGTGGGGCCTGGCATTTCCCTTGAACCCAGCGCAAATTGAAGCCGCCTTAAGTCATTACCCGAATACAAAAGCAGTTCTGGTCATCTCCCCAACCTATGAAGGCCTTTGTCCTGATTTGGTTCAGATTGCCCAGATTGTTCATCAGCAAAATATTCCCCTCATTGTTGATGAAGCCCACGGCAGCCATTTTCAGTTTCATCCCCAGTTGCCCATGAGTGCCATCCAGGCCGGGGCCGATGTGGTCATTCAGAGCACCCATAAAACCCTATCTGCCTTGACCCAAGCCGGAATGCTGCATCAACAGGGAAAACGAGTCTCAACAACCCGGATCAGTCAGTGTTTACGAGTTTTGCAGTCCTCTAGCCCCAGTTATTTACTATTAGCATCCCTAGATATAGCCCGCTATCAAATGGCCAGCGAAGGTGAATTGCTATGGGACTCTGTTTTAGGATTGGCAGATTATTTTACTCACGCCTTAACTAGGCTCCCACACTCAATTCAACTATCAGCGGATTCATTACCCTTAGGGATAACTAAAGACCTAACTAGACAAACTCTGGGAACTTGGCCACTGGCAATTACAGGTTATCGGGCCGATGACTATTTAGATCAACACCATCACATCACGGCTGAATTACCCACCCTGAATTATTTAACGTTTTTACTGGGCCTGGGACATACCCCTACTGATGTCAATGCTTTAGTTAAAGGTTGGCAACAATTCATTGAAAATATGGAAAAGAATCACGAACAAACGTATTTATACAGTCAGGAATGGCAAACTCTAAATCAAGTTAGTCAAGCCTCTTCCTCCCTTGAGCCAATAACAACCCCAATTCTTGACCTCCGAACTGCATTTTTTTCACCCCAAATCAAAGTAACCCAGGCCCAAGCGATCCATCAAGTCAGTGCTGAATGGATTTGCCCCTATCCGCCGGGAATTCCTTGGCTCTTTCCAGGTGAACAAATTACGGCAACCATCATTGAGCGACTTCTCGCAATTCAACAGGCCGGCGGCACGATTACAGGAGCGTCAGACCCCACCCTGCAAACATTGATGGTTACTGAACCCGATCCAGCCTTCGATATCATTCTCTGA
- a CDS encoding YifB family Mg chelatase-like AAA ATPase yields the protein MLACVWSASLLGIEALRVGVEVDVSGGLPGIVVVGLPDAAVQEARERVKAAIRNAGFAFPMRRIVVNLSPADLKKEGPSFDLPISIGILAAAQQVSGELLGDHLFLGELSLDGALRPVAGVLPIAATAQELGITGLVLPAANVNEAAVVAGLKVYGFNHLSEVANFLNDPSQYQAPLFTHPAEAPSQLIPTSHLDLQDVKGQSHARRALEIAAAGGHNLVFVGPPGSGKTMLARRLPGILPPLSFDEALEVTKIHSVAGLIKERGTLIKDRPFRSPHHSASGPALVGGGSYPRPGEISLAHQGILFLDELTEFKRDVLEFLRQPLEDGAVTISRTRQSVSFPAQFTLVASTNPCPCGYFGDPVQACTCSPRQREQYWAKLSGPLMDRIDLQVTVSRLKPEEITRQSGGEPSANVRQRVEAARKVAQARFEQDKKVRCNSQMQSRHLRKWCQLDETSRNLLETAIRKLGLSARGTDRILKVARTIADLAGSDLIQPSHVAEAIQYRTIDRV from the coding sequence ATGTTGGCCTGTGTTTGGAGTGCGTCACTGTTGGGAATTGAAGCCTTGCGGGTCGGGGTCGAGGTGGATGTTTCCGGGGGATTACCGGGCATTGTGGTGGTGGGTTTACCGGATGCGGCCGTGCAGGAAGCTAGAGAACGGGTCAAGGCGGCAATTCGGAATGCTGGGTTTGCTTTTCCGATGCGGCGAATTGTTGTTAACTTAAGTCCAGCAGATTTAAAAAAAGAAGGGCCCAGTTTTGATTTGCCGATTAGTATTGGCATTTTGGCAGCGGCGCAACAGGTGAGTGGGGAGTTATTGGGGGATCATCTGTTTCTGGGAGAGCTATCTCTGGATGGGGCATTACGGCCAGTTGCCGGGGTTTTACCCATTGCGGCCACGGCACAAGAGTTAGGGATTACCGGCCTGGTTTTACCAGCGGCGAATGTCAACGAGGCTGCAGTCGTTGCGGGCTTAAAAGTCTATGGCTTTAATCATCTGAGTGAAGTTGCCAATTTTCTCAATGATCCGAGTCAATACCAGGCCCCGTTGTTCACCCATCCAGCCGAAGCTCCCAGCCAACTAATTCCCACCAGTCATTTAGATTTACAGGATGTCAAAGGTCAGAGCCATGCCCGCAGAGCCTTAGAAATTGCCGCTGCTGGAGGTCATAATTTGGTTTTTGTTGGCCCGCCAGGGAGTGGGAAAACCATGTTGGCGAGACGTTTACCGGGAATTTTACCCCCCTTGAGTTTTGACGAAGCCCTAGAAGTGACTAAAATTCACTCGGTCGCGGGCTTAATTAAAGAACGGGGCACATTGATTAAAGATCGGCCCTTTCGCAGTCCCCATCATTCCGCCTCTGGCCCAGCCCTAGTGGGGGGAGGGAGCTATCCCAGGCCGGGAGAAATTTCCTTAGCTCATCAAGGGATCCTCTTTCTCGATGAACTAACCGAATTTAAGCGCGATGTCTTGGAGTTTTTGCGCCAGCCCCTAGAAGATGGAGCCGTCACCATTTCTCGCACCCGCCAATCCGTCTCGTTTCCCGCCCAATTTACTCTAGTAGCCAGCACCAATCCTTGCCCCTGTGGCTATTTTGGGGATCCAGTCCAGGCCTGTACCTGTTCGCCCAGACAACGGGAACAATATTGGGCCAAGTTATCGGGGCCGTTGATGGATCGGATTGATTTACAAGTCACGGTCAGCCGCCTGAAACCGGAAGAAATTACCCGCCAATCTGGGGGAGAACCTTCAGCAAATGTCCGCCAACGAGTCGAAGCTGCCCGCAAAGTAGCCCAGGCCCGGTTTGAACAAGACAAAAAAGTGCGCTGTAACTCCCAAATGCAGAGTCGTCACTTACGGAAGTGGTGTCAGTTGGATGAAACATCGCGAAATTTATTAGAAACGGCAATTCGGAAGTTGGGATTATCAGCCAGGGGAACCGACCGGATTTTGAAAGTGGCCCGGACAATTGCGGACTTAGCTGGCAGTGATCTGATTCAACCGAGCCATGTGGCTGAAGCGATTCAATACCGCACGATTGATCGAGTTTAA
- a CDS encoding YbjN domain-containing protein, with amino-acid sequence MTLDPIAPTLAPDSEASLELGLNPIEIIEAVISGLDQSGNPLVNHSDDSSIWKFTYGSATVFVQLTGIGADSTITTWSPVLNLPVANPPGLYEKLLELNWLTTLEARFAIFEHQVMILTSRTLAEIGPGEIARGITIVANLADDYDDALQAEFPAA; translated from the coding sequence ATGACCTTAGACCCCATAGCCCCGACTTTAGCTCCTGACTCTGAGGCTAGTCTAGAGTTGGGCTTAAATCCGATTGAAATTATTGAAGCCGTTATTTCTGGCCTGGATCAATCGGGCAATCCCCTCGTCAATCACTCAGACGACAGTTCGATTTGGAAATTTACCTACGGCAGCGCGACTGTTTTTGTTCAACTCACGGGGATTGGGGCCGATAGTACAATCACCACTTGGTCACCTGTACTGAATTTACCAGTCGCAAATCCTCCTGGCCTGTACGAAAAACTCTTAGAACTCAACTGGTTAACGACCCTAGAGGCCCGCTTTGCCATTTTCGAGCACCAAGTGATGATTCTCACCAGTCGGACGTTGGCTGAAATTGGGCCGGGAGAAATTGCGCGGGGAATTACCATTGTGGCTAACCTGGCTGATGATTATGACGATGCACTCCAGGCCGAGTTTCCTGCTGCCTAA
- a CDS encoding sulfate/molybdate ABC transporter ATP-binding protein: MGIQIENVSKQFGSFQAVQQVDLTIGSGSLVALLGPSGSGKSTLLRLIAGLETPDTGRILLTGKDATHQSVQDRNIGFVFQHYALFKHMNVRKNIAFGLELRKTPKAKIDARVDELLELVQLGGLGNRYPSQLSGGQRQRVALARALAVEPEVLLLDEPFGALDAKVRKDLRAWLRRLHDEVHVTTVFVTHDQEEAMEVADEIVVMNQGKVEQVGSPAEIYDHPASPFVMSFIGPVNVLPSSSGIFKHQAEAPQCDIFLRPHDILISTSPNGITAPARVSRIIHLGWEIQVELTLDDGQVLTAHLSRENYDQLQLKPQQKVHVSPKESKAFPLYYSI, encoded by the coding sequence ATGGGCATTCAAATTGAAAACGTCTCCAAGCAGTTTGGGAGTTTCCAGGCTGTGCAGCAGGTGGACTTAACCATTGGCAGTGGCTCACTCGTAGCGCTGTTGGGGCCGTCGGGGTCTGGCAAATCCACTCTGTTGCGCTTGATTGCGGGCCTAGAAACTCCTGATACGGGCCGAATTTTACTGACGGGTAAGGATGCGACTCATCAAAGTGTGCAGGATCGCAATATTGGTTTTGTCTTCCAGCATTACGCTCTCTTTAAGCACATGAATGTCCGTAAAAATATTGCTTTTGGCCTGGAACTACGCAAAACCCCCAAGGCAAAGATTGATGCCCGTGTGGATGAATTATTGGAATTAGTCCAACTGGGAGGCCTGGGTAATCGCTATCCGTCCCAACTTTCCGGCGGGCAACGGCAGCGGGTCGCTTTGGCTAGGGCATTGGCCGTGGAGCCAGAAGTCTTACTCTTGGATGAACCCTTTGGAGCCTTGGATGCCAAGGTGCGGAAAGATCTCCGGGCCTGGTTGCGGCGGTTACACGATGAAGTCCATGTCACCACTGTATTTGTCACCCACGACCAAGAAGAAGCGATGGAAGTGGCGGATGAAATTGTGGTGATGAATCAGGGCAAAGTGGAGCAAGTCGGTTCTCCGGCGGAAATTTACGATCACCCAGCCAGTCCGTTTGTGATGAGTTTTATTGGCCCGGTCAATGTCTTACCCAGTTCCTCAGGAATATTTAAGCACCAGGCCGAGGCTCCTCAATGTGATATTTTCCTCCGTCCCCATGACATTCTCATTTCAACATCCCCCAATGGGATAACGGCTCCAGCACGGGTTAGTCGAATTATTCATTTGGGATGGGAAATTCAGGTGGAGTTAACGTTGGATGATGGCCAGGTGTTAACGGCTCATTTATCTCGGGAAAACTATGATCAACTGCAACTGAAACCCCAGCAAAAGGTTCATGTTTCGCCGAAAGAGTCTAAGGCATTTCCCCTCTATTACTCAATTTAG
- the tyrS gene encoding tyrosine--tRNA ligase → MLNLARPDVLSRLQRGVSEVFPHNPDSQKSAENLWQWIQEINRPLRVKLGIDPTGAEVHLGHSIVLRKLRAFQDAGHTAVLIMGNFTAQIGDPTGKSEVRPQLSAGQVAANVASYLDQVRPILDFATPGRLEICYNATWLESLNLSKIGQLLATMTVGQMLAKEGFAERYHQGQPVYLHEFLYPLMQGYDSVAIQSDLELGGTDQKFNIAVGRDLQRHFHLPPQFGLLMPILPGTDGVQKMSKSLGNYVGLGEDAVSMYSKLEKVPDAVIDQYFELLTNLPLEQLPNDPRQKQKLLAKEIVTQYHGAEIANQTQAELEAIVLSGVSQNRELIPEFSLGAISLPAKFFYILGLIPICGSSSEARRQIQGGGVRLDGEKITNVDWQIQAIEDLLGKVVQVGKKKFIRFTP, encoded by the coding sequence ATGCTTAATCTAGCCAGGCCTGATGTGTTAAGTCGCTTACAACGGGGAGTGAGTGAGGTTTTCCCCCATAATCCAGATTCTCAAAAATCCGCTGAAAACCTTTGGCAATGGATACAGGAGATTAATCGTCCTCTCCGGGTTAAGTTGGGGATTGATCCGACTGGGGCAGAGGTGCATTTGGGCCACAGTATTGTTTTGCGTAAACTGCGGGCGTTTCAGGATGCGGGTCACACGGCGGTCTTGATTATGGGAAATTTTACGGCCCAGATTGGGGATCCAACGGGTAAGTCGGAGGTGCGTCCCCAGTTGTCAGCAGGGCAAGTTGCCGCTAATGTAGCCAGTTACTTGGATCAAGTTCGGCCCATTTTGGATTTTGCCACCCCCGGTCGTTTGGAGATTTGCTACAACGCCACTTGGCTCGAATCCCTCAACCTGAGCAAAATTGGTCAGCTTTTAGCCACAATGACGGTTGGACAGATGTTAGCGAAGGAAGGATTTGCCGAACGGTATCACCAAGGGCAACCTGTCTATCTCCATGAGTTTCTTTATCCATTGATGCAGGGCTATGACTCGGTGGCGATTCAAAGTGATCTGGAACTGGGGGGGACGGATCAAAAGTTTAATATTGCCGTGGGGCGAGATCTCCAACGACATTTTCACTTGCCGCCACAGTTTGGCCTGTTGATGCCGATTTTGCCGGGTACAGATGGGGTGCAGAAAATGTCAAAGTCCCTGGGAAACTATGTTGGCCTGGGGGAAGATGCTGTTTCGATGTATTCCAAGCTAGAAAAAGTTCCGGATGCAGTCATTGATCAATATTTTGAGCTATTGACCAATTTGCCCCTAGAGCAACTCCCCAATGATCCACGCCAAAAACAAAAATTATTGGCCAAAGAAATCGTGACTCAGTACCATGGAGCAGAGATTGCCAATCAAACCCAGGCCGAGCTAGAGGCCATTGTCCTCTCTGGAGTGAGTCAAAATCGTGAGTTAATTCCTGAGTTTTCCTTAGGAGCGATTAGCTTACCGGCCAAGTTCTTCTATATCTTGGGCTTAATTCCAATCTGTGGGAGTAGCAGTGAAGCTCGCCGTCAAATTCAAGGGGGAGGCGTTCGCTTAGACGGAGAGAAGATCACCAATGTGGATTGGCAGATCCAGGCCATTGAGGACCTACTGGGCAAAGTTGTGCAAGTGGGCAAGAAAAAGTTTATCCGGTTTACCCCTTAA